The Methylobacterium sp. PvR107 genome contains a region encoding:
- a CDS encoding NfeD family protein codes for MTLTAVLGAVESVGAAWSWVIAGLVLAAAEILVPGVFLIWLGLAAFATGIAAAAIPMPWQGQALLFAGLAVILVGIASRLNRRSAGASGPALNRPDRGLIGREAILEEPIVQGAGRIRFDDTLWRIVGPDLAVGERVRVIGISGTVLRVAAA; via the coding sequence ATGACGCTCACCGCCGTCCTCGGCGCCGTCGAGTCCGTCGGAGCCGCCTGGAGCTGGGTGATCGCCGGCCTCGTCTTGGCGGCGGCCGAAATCCTGGTCCCCGGCGTGTTCCTGATCTGGCTCGGCCTGGCGGCATTCGCCACCGGGATCGCCGCCGCCGCGATCCCGATGCCCTGGCAGGGCCAGGCGCTGCTCTTCGCGGGCCTCGCCGTCATCCTGGTCGGGATCGCCAGCCGCCTGAACAGGCGCAGCGCGGGCGCTTCGGGGCCGGCGCTGAACCGTCCCGATCGCGGCCTGATCGGGCGCGAGGCCATCCTGGAGGAGCCGATCGTACAGGGTGCCGGCCGCATCCGCTTCGATGACACGCTCTGGCGCATCGTGGGACCGGACTTGGCCGTGGGCGAGCGGGTGCGCGTCATCGGCATCAGCGGAACCGTGCTCCGGGTGGCGGCAGCCTGA
- a CDS encoding HWE histidine kinase domain-containing protein produces the protein MADHQERSRFEAEFARTDASTDPFVAAVRATRMPMLITDPNQPDNPIVFVNAAFSQLTGYGHDEIIGRNCRFLQGPETNRDDIAKIRSAIARRVPVEIEVLNHKKDGAVFWNRLLISPVYDRHGELTYFFASQFDVTLERDKLARIQRDRDALEQEVARRTSDLLRSEERLRFILSAARLGSWTLDLAEMRLLASDSCKCNLGRAPDEPFTYADLIDAILPEDRERMQAAVRTSIETRADYDIEYRVRMPRGEVRWLQARGQTFYSVDGKPLTMAGVTIDITDRKRAEEHRMLLAEELNHRVKNSMATLQSIAHQTLRNAASLEEAHRTLDARLHSLSIAHDVLIQKDWAGAELGQIVDGALLAFQSGAAQRFVVSGPQVWLPPRLTLAFNMALHELATNAVKYGALSDDGGRVILNWDIVEGSQPAQLWLRWEEVDGPPVVAPTRRGFGSRLIERALAAEMGGTAAIDYRRRGVVFTLEAPLPEQVPAARLPDLDRDG, from the coding sequence GTGGCAGATCACCAGGAACGCAGCCGGTTCGAGGCGGAATTCGCGCGGACAGACGCCAGCACGGATCCCTTCGTCGCCGCTGTCCGGGCGACCCGGATGCCGATGCTGATCACCGATCCCAATCAGCCGGACAATCCGATCGTGTTCGTGAACGCGGCGTTCTCGCAGCTGACCGGCTACGGCCACGACGAGATTATCGGTCGGAATTGCCGTTTCCTGCAGGGGCCGGAGACCAACAGGGACGATATCGCCAAGATCCGGTCCGCCATCGCCCGGCGGGTGCCCGTCGAGATCGAAGTCCTGAACCACAAGAAGGATGGTGCGGTCTTCTGGAACCGGCTGCTGATCTCACCGGTCTACGACAGGCACGGCGAGCTGACCTACTTCTTCGCGTCCCAGTTCGACGTCACGCTGGAACGGGACAAGCTGGCGCGGATTCAGCGCGACCGCGACGCCCTGGAGCAGGAGGTCGCCCGCCGCACGAGCGACCTGTTGCGCAGCGAGGAGCGGCTGCGCTTCATCCTCTCGGCCGCGCGCCTCGGTTCTTGGACCCTCGACCTGGCAGAGATGCGCCTGCTGGCCTCGGACAGCTGCAAGTGCAACCTGGGTCGCGCGCCCGATGAGCCGTTCACCTACGCGGACCTGATCGACGCGATCCTGCCCGAGGACCGCGAGCGGATGCAGGCCGCGGTTCGGACGTCGATCGAGACCCGTGCCGATTATGATATCGAATACCGGGTGCGCATGCCGCGCGGCGAGGTCCGCTGGCTCCAGGCCCGTGGGCAGACCTTCTACAGCGTCGACGGCAAGCCCCTGACAATGGCGGGCGTCACCATCGACATTACCGATCGCAAGCGCGCCGAAGAGCACCGAATGCTTCTGGCCGAGGAACTCAACCATCGGGTCAAGAACTCGATGGCGACCTTGCAGTCGATCGCGCACCAGACCCTCCGCAACGCTGCCTCGCTCGAGGAGGCGCACAGGACGCTGGATGCCCGGCTGCACTCGCTCTCGATCGCCCACGACGTGTTGATTCAGAAGGATTGGGCGGGCGCGGAGCTCGGGCAGATCGTCGACGGGGCGTTGCTGGCGTTTCAGAGCGGCGCTGCGCAACGCTTTGTCGTCAGCGGTCCCCAAGTCTGGCTCCCGCCGCGCCTGACCCTCGCCTTCAACATGGCGCTGCACGAACTGGCGACCAACGCGGTGAAATACGGTGCCTTGTCGGACGATGGCGGTCGCGTGATCCTCAACTGGGACATCGTGGAAGGATCACAGCCTGCTCAGCTCTGGTTACGCTGGGAGGAGGTCGACGGGCCGCCGGTCGTCGCGCCGACGCGCCGCGGGTTCGGCTCACGCCTGATCGAGCGGGCCCTGGCAGCCGAGATGGGCGGCACGGCCGCAATCGATTATCGCCGCCGTGGCGTGGTGTTCACGCTGGAGGCTCCGTTGCCCGAGCAGGTGCCGGCCGCTCGCCTCCCTGACCTGGACAGAGATGGCTGA
- a CDS encoding HD-GYP domain-containing protein, with amino-acid sequence MLALILDDAEMNNLVIVAALRPLAGCTPHDFTVPEEALAFAKAHACEIGVVITDYEMPGMNGIEFVQALRRSPELATVPIVMVTSFDQRSLRRAALEAGATDFLAKPADPVEIRARVSNLLALSTAHRLQREHTAQLAREVATAVSLVEEREREIVSTLMRAAEHRDADTGDHIVRVSAYVGLIAEALGHAPAECRQMSLAATMHDVGKIAVPDSILLKPGALTAEERREMELHAERGQRILGGSASPVMRLAAEIAVSHHERWDGTGYPHQLKGEAIPLSGRIVAVADVFDALTTERPYKQAWSPERARAHMAENAGAHFDPRVLAAFLSRWDKIEAFLTVGRQNRQVPHAA; translated from the coding sequence ATGTTAGCTCTCATTCTCGACGATGCGGAGATGAACAACCTGGTGATCGTGGCCGCGCTTCGGCCACTCGCCGGATGCACCCCGCACGACTTCACCGTGCCGGAAGAGGCACTCGCGTTTGCGAAGGCGCACGCGTGCGAGATCGGGGTGGTGATCACCGACTACGAGATGCCGGGCATGAACGGTATCGAGTTCGTTCAGGCATTGCGGCGCAGTCCAGAGCTCGCGACCGTGCCAATCGTCATGGTCACGAGCTTCGACCAGCGCAGCCTCCGTCGCGCGGCGTTAGAGGCCGGCGCGACCGACTTCCTGGCCAAACCCGCCGACCCGGTCGAGATCCGCGCGCGCGTGTCGAACCTGCTGGCCCTCTCCACCGCTCATCGGCTCCAGCGCGAGCACACCGCGCAACTCGCCCGCGAGGTCGCAACCGCCGTAAGCCTGGTCGAGGAGCGCGAGCGCGAGATCGTCTCGACCTTGATGCGGGCGGCCGAACACCGGGACGCGGATACCGGCGATCACATCGTCCGGGTTTCCGCCTATGTGGGGCTGATCGCGGAGGCGCTCGGCCACGCCCCGGCAGAGTGTCGGCAGATGAGTCTCGCCGCAACCATGCACGACGTCGGCAAGATCGCCGTGCCGGATTCCATCCTGCTCAAGCCCGGTGCGCTCACGGCCGAGGAGCGTCGCGAGATGGAACTGCACGCCGAGCGCGGCCAGCGAATCCTGGGCGGGAGCGCCTCTCCCGTGATGCGGCTCGCGGCCGAGATCGCGGTGAGCCACCACGAGCGCTGGGATGGGACGGGCTACCCGCACCAGCTCAAGGGTGAGGCAATCCCGCTGTCCGGCCGGATCGTTGCCGTGGCCGACGTCTTCGACGCGCTCACGACCGAGCGCCCCTACAAGCAGGCCTGGTCGCCCGAGCGTGCGCGCGCTCACATGGCCGAGAATGCCGGTGCTCACTTCGACCCCCGTGTCCTGGCGGCGTTCCTCAGCCGCTGGGACAAGATCGAGGCGTTCCTGACGGTCGGCCGGCAGAACCGGCAAGTGCCTCACGCAGCGTGA
- a CDS encoding sensor domain-containing diguanylate cyclase produces MAVRGAASDSSRKRATSACSLLDEAKIYRRNRPQHGDRRAVQAAHYLRRKFTRRHELSRILLAGRGWLKMFKRLADRVSLRRQISLLAGAIGLAIVGVTTIGSALLARGQATDMAQNALLQVARSMADRLDQDMAERLREIRNVGALEPLQPHWMENTGSLRKVLETMQRTLPDYAWIGFADRDGLVRAATGGILEGASVSQRPWFNNGLRQAAVEDVHAAILLASKLPPNRDGAPFRFVDVAVPVGDASGQVVGVLGAHLSWRWADVVRREVLSSRRPELKEDVVVLDRTGQVLLGSELGTTPYTAADLASGHFIVHGAEGDRLATAAATRGRGDYPGLGWIVVALQPVDTALAGAKRLTGLILLLGLSTAILGIAAIWWVAARLTRPLKQLTDAVDRIGREPNARMTRHVHGSPEVLRLSAAVRSLLRRIGTAEADVRLIEAEANNAVHAAEDRVRRIGADLHAMQVLADTDALTGLLNRRAFLPLASDAMSYFKRYRRAICILMIDIDHFKRVNDLYGHAAGDEVISQVGRIVSEAVRTTDKVARFGGEEFVVLLRETDLKGATIFADRIRQTVANTVFEPDGLCLRATISIGLAEAEFTDGDVDHTIERADRALYAAKSGGRNCVRSFEASKSPSLRAAA; encoded by the coding sequence TTGGCCGTTCGAGGAGCGGCTTCCGATTCTTCACGGAAGCGCGCAACGTCCGCTTGCAGTCTGCTTGATGAGGCAAAGATTTACAGACGGAATAGGCCGCAACACGGCGACCGCCGCGCCGTTCAAGCAGCGCATTATTTACGAAGAAAGTTCACCCGCCGTCATGAACTGAGCCGCATACTCCTCGCTGGTCGAGGATGGCTCAAGATGTTCAAGCGGCTCGCGGACCGCGTTTCGTTGCGGCGTCAGATCAGCCTGCTCGCAGGTGCCATCGGACTGGCGATCGTCGGCGTGACCACGATCGGATCCGCGCTGCTGGCGCGGGGGCAGGCCACCGATATGGCGCAGAACGCCCTTCTCCAGGTCGCCCGCTCCATGGCCGATCGACTCGATCAGGACATGGCCGAGCGTCTCCGGGAAATCCGCAACGTCGGAGCCCTTGAACCGCTGCAACCTCACTGGATGGAGAACACCGGCAGCCTGCGCAAAGTCCTCGAGACGATGCAGAGGACGCTTCCGGATTACGCCTGGATCGGGTTTGCCGATCGCGACGGCCTGGTGCGTGCCGCCACAGGCGGCATTCTCGAAGGAGCGAGCGTCAGCCAGCGCCCTTGGTTCAACAACGGCCTTCGCCAAGCCGCGGTCGAGGACGTGCACGCGGCGATCTTGCTAGCATCCAAGCTTCCTCCCAACAGGGACGGAGCACCGTTCCGATTCGTGGATGTCGCCGTTCCGGTCGGTGACGCCTCGGGCCAGGTCGTGGGCGTTCTCGGCGCTCACCTGAGCTGGCGTTGGGCCGATGTCGTCCGGCGCGAAGTCCTGTCGTCTCGCAGGCCCGAGTTGAAGGAGGATGTCGTCGTCCTCGATCGCACCGGCCAGGTTCTGCTCGGATCCGAACTCGGGACGACCCCGTACACGGCCGCCGACCTCGCATCCGGTCATTTCATCGTCCACGGCGCTGAAGGCGATCGGCTCGCCACGGCCGCTGCCACGCGCGGACGGGGCGACTACCCGGGCCTGGGCTGGATCGTCGTCGCGCTGCAGCCGGTCGACACCGCACTAGCCGGCGCGAAGAGACTCACCGGCCTGATACTCCTGCTCGGCCTCTCCACGGCTATACTTGGCATCGCGGCGATCTGGTGGGTCGCGGCGCGCCTCACCCGGCCCTTGAAGCAGCTCACCGATGCCGTCGACCGCATCGGGCGCGAGCCGAATGCGCGGATGACCCGCCATGTTCACGGCTCCCCCGAGGTACTGCGCCTGTCCGCCGCGGTCAGATCGCTGCTGCGGCGCATCGGTACCGCCGAAGCGGATGTACGCCTCATCGAAGCCGAGGCGAACAATGCGGTTCATGCCGCAGAGGACCGCGTCAGACGCATCGGGGCCGACCTCCATGCCATGCAGGTTCTGGCCGACACTGACGCGCTGACCGGCCTGCTCAACCGGCGCGCGTTCCTGCCGCTGGCCAGCGACGCGATGAGCTACTTCAAGCGCTACCGGCGTGCGATCTGCATCCTGATGATCGACATCGATCACTTCAAGCGCGTCAACGACCTTTACGGGCACGCCGCGGGCGACGAGGTCATCAGTCAGGTCGGGCGCATCGTCAGCGAGGCGGTCCGAACCACCGACAAGGTGGCGCGCTTCGGTGGCGAGGAGTTCGTGGTCCTGCTCCGCGAGACCGACTTGAAAGGCGCGACCATCTTCGCGGACCGGATCCGGCAGACGGTGGCGAACACCGTATTCGAGCCAGACGGTCTGTGTCTCAGGGCGACGATCAGTATCGGCCTGGCCGAGGCCGAGTTCACCGACGGCGATGTCGACCACACGATCGAACGGGCCGACCGCGCGCTCTACGCGGCCAAGTCAGGCGGCCGCAACTGCGTGCGGTCGTTCGAGGCGTCGAAATCACCAAGCCTGCGGGCGGCCGCTTAG
- a CDS encoding phosphoenolpyruvate carboxylase, with protein MQHQPSRKPEELESHLLGLIEAARDQAREDPFRNPVLAVTLAITRRFDRNEISAGDLDSLFARLRAASLEARAARLRAYVGLESGPADPQAAIPARLVAAVPDRPDAFEAFADFIRRTAFAVVFTAHPTFGMPRAVASLLAEAASLPDATARANLIARAAALSTRPDAPITLDVEFEQACAAANNGRLALDAFNAALLDAARARWPDRWTELTPRPFAIASWVGCDTDGRTDIGWWDTLRYRLISKRMQFDRVMRELPEIGACREVRALADGALAAVNRQLAVAPRLGDKPSLEAVHRFSLALIIERERAQTNAGPLIAGLTAALEAAEDPADQRRIAVLRAGVATHGLSNALPHFRLNASQIHNAVRRVVDLEGEPADAARRRSHLATVHALLNDVRPVAVDFGALAAERASAARLMMTIAQILKHVDGTHPVRFLIAETETGYTLLAALWLARHYGIADRLEITPLFETASALEQGIRVLDDALRNPHWRQYLKRIGRLTVQFGYSDSGRYVGQLAATFWIERLRLRITEMLLQNGLADIELAIFDTHGESIGRGAHPTSLRDRLAYLAPEDARDRARKAGIKVRLESSFQGTDGYLLYGTEALAAASVARIAEHVYALDVAEDDTFSDYALNDAQANADAKDDPIYSEPDFALEFFTAARQDMEALVDDPGYAALLGTFGPSLIDRTGSRPVARQSDNGGPARITHPRQMRAIPNNAILHQLGFLANSLHGIGRAAQRGPDLFRDMRRDSVRFSRAFRLVQHAASVGDLDVLRAYIDTLDPAVWLERARRTQKDFRRDELVVISGALERLDLASALRSLFGRLTRDWLALTAAAPDLPAMSARLTLLHALRLALIHRIWFLAVHIPGFRPQAGISREQLLERFLRLDIDGCLKLLDEIFPITPDPTLGLNFGEPAGPRDVGTYEAEHANLFQPIRQMFDQMREISGMIQHEVGAFG; from the coding sequence ATGCAGCACCAGCCGAGCCGCAAGCCCGAGGAGCTGGAGAGCCACCTCCTCGGCCTGATCGAGGCAGCCCGCGACCAAGCCCGGGAAGATCCGTTCCGCAACCCGGTCCTGGCGGTCACCCTGGCGATCACGCGCCGCTTCGACCGGAACGAGATCTCGGCGGGCGATCTCGACAGCCTGTTCGCGCGGCTGCGCGCCGCATCCCTGGAGGCACGGGCAGCGCGGCTGCGGGCCTATGTCGGGCTGGAGTCGGGACCGGCGGACCCGCAGGCGGCCATCCCGGCCCGCTTGGTCGCCGCGGTCCCCGACCGACCCGACGCCTTCGAGGCCTTCGCGGACTTCATCCGCCGCACCGCCTTCGCGGTCGTCTTCACCGCCCATCCGACCTTCGGCATGCCGCGGGCCGTGGCGAGCCTGCTCGCGGAGGCCGCCAGCCTGCCCGACGCGACGGCCCGCGCCAACCTGATCGCGCGGGCCGCCGCGCTCTCGACCCGTCCGGACGCGCCGATCACCCTGGATGTCGAGTTCGAGCAGGCCTGCGCGGCAGCCAATAACGGCCGGCTCGCCCTCGATGCGTTCAATGCCGCGCTGCTCGACGCCGCCCGCGCCCGCTGGCCCGACCGCTGGACCGAGCTGACGCCGCGCCCCTTCGCGATCGCCAGCTGGGTCGGCTGCGACACCGACGGCCGCACCGATATCGGCTGGTGGGACACCCTGCGCTACCGGCTGATCTCGAAGCGCATGCAGTTCGATCGGGTGATGCGCGAACTGCCTGAGATCGGGGCCTGCCGCGAGGTCCGCGCCCTGGCCGACGGCGCTCTCGCGGCCGTGAATCGTCAGCTCGCCGTCGCCCCCCGCCTCGGCGACAAGCCCTCCCTCGAAGCGGTCCACCGTTTCTCTCTGGCGCTGATCATCGAGCGCGAGCGCGCCCAGACCAATGCGGGTCCGCTGATCGCCGGCCTTACCGCGGCGCTGGAAGCGGCCGAGGACCCGGCCGATCAGCGCAGGATCGCCGTCCTGCGGGCCGGCGTCGCCACGCACGGCCTCTCGAACGCGCTGCCGCATTTCCGGTTGAACGCCAGCCAGATCCACAACGCGGTCCGCCGCGTCGTCGACCTGGAGGGCGAACCCGCCGACGCGGCGCGCCGCCGCTCGCATCTGGCGACGGTCCACGCGCTGCTAAACGACGTGCGGCCCGTGGCGGTGGATTTCGGCGCGCTGGCCGCCGAGCGGGCTTCGGCCGCCCGCCTGATGATGACGATCGCCCAGATCCTCAAGCACGTCGACGGCACCCACCCGGTGCGCTTCCTGATCGCCGAGACCGAGACCGGCTACACCCTTCTCGCCGCCCTCTGGCTCGCCCGCCACTACGGCATCGCCGATCGGCTGGAGATCACCCCGCTCTTCGAGACGGCGAGCGCGCTGGAACAGGGCATCCGGGTGCTCGACGACGCCCTGCGCAACCCGCACTGGCGTCAGTACCTGAAGCGCATCGGCCGGCTCACCGTGCAGTTCGGCTATTCGGATTCCGGCCGGTACGTCGGTCAGCTCGCCGCGACCTTCTGGATCGAGCGGCTGCGGCTGCGTATCACCGAGATGCTGCTGCAGAACGGCCTGGCCGATATCGAGCTCGCGATCTTCGACACCCACGGCGAGTCGATCGGGCGCGGCGCCCATCCCACCTCGCTGCGCGACCGCCTCGCCTATCTGGCGCCCGAGGATGCCCGGGACCGCGCCCGCAAGGCCGGAATCAAGGTTCGGCTGGAATCGAGCTTCCAGGGCACCGACGGCTACCTGCTCTACGGCACCGAAGCCTTGGCGGCGGCGAGCGTCGCCCGCATCGCCGAGCACGTCTACGCGCTCGATGTGGCCGAAGACGACACCTTCTCGGATTACGCCCTCAACGACGCGCAGGCGAACGCCGACGCCAAGGATGACCCGATCTATTCCGAGCCGGACTTCGCCCTCGAATTCTTCACCGCGGCCCGCCAGGACATGGAGGCGCTGGTGGACGATCCAGGGTACGCCGCCCTGCTCGGCACGTTCGGCCCGAGCCTGATCGATCGCACCGGCTCCCGCCCCGTCGCGCGCCAGAGCGACAATGGCGGCCCGGCCCGCATCACCCACCCCAGGCAGATGCGGGCGATCCCCAACAACGCGATTCTGCACCAGCTCGGCTTCCTGGCGAATTCGCTGCACGGGATCGGCCGCGCCGCCCAGCGCGGCCCGGACCTGTTCCGGGATATGCGGCGCGACTCCGTGCGGTTCTCGCGCGCCTTCCGGTTGGTGCAGCATGCCGCATCGGTGGGCGATCTCGACGTGCTGCGCGCCTATATCGACACGCTCGACCCGGCCGTGTGGCTGGAGCGCGCCCGGCGCACGCAGAAGGACTTTCGCCGCGACGAGCTGGTGGTGATCTCGGGCGCACTGGAGCGCCTCGATCTCGCATCCGCACTGCGGAGTCTGTTCGGCCGGCTGACCCGCGACTGGCTTGCCCTGACCGCGGCGGCCCCCGACCTGCCGGCGATGTCGGCACGGCTGACATTGCTGCACGCCCTCCGGCTCGCGCTGATCCACCGCATCTGGTTCCTGGCGGTGCACATCCCGGGCTTCCGGCCGCAGGCCGGCATCTCCCGCGAGCAGCTCCTCGAGCGCTTCCTGCGGCTCGACATCGACGGCTGCCTGAAGCTTCTCGACGAGATCTTCCCGATCACCCCGGATCCGACCCTCGGCCTCAACTTCGGCGAGCCCGCGGGTCCGCGCGATGTCGGTACCTATGAGGCGGAGCACGCCAACCTGTTCCAGCCGATCCGGCAGATGTTCGACCAAATGCGAGAGATCTCCGGCATGATCCAGCACGAGGTCGGGGCATTCGGGTGA